A section of the Callithrix jacchus isolate 240 chromosome 14, calJac240_pri, whole genome shotgun sequence genome encodes:
- the GEMIN6 gene encoding gem-associated protein 6, with amino-acid sequence MSEWMKKGPLEWQDYIYKEVRVTASEKNEYKGWVLTTDPVSANIVLVNFLEDGSMSVTGIMGHAVQTVETVNEGDHRVKEKLMHLFMSGDCKAYSQEDLEERKNSLKKWLEKNHIPITEQGDSPRTLCVAGVLTIDPPYGPENCSSSNEIILSRVQDLIEGHLAASQ; translated from the exons atgagtgaatggatgaagaaaggCCCCCTAGAATGGCAAGATTACATTTACAAAGAGGTCCGAGTGACAGCCAGTGAGAAGAACGAGTATAAAGGATGGGTTTTAACTacagaccctgtctctgccaa TATCGTCCTTGTGAACTTCCTTGAAGATGGCAGCATGTCTGTGACCGGAATTATGGGACATGCTGTGCAAACTGTTGAAACTGTGAATGAAGGGGACCATAGAGTGAAGGAGAAGCTGATGCATTTGTTTATGTCTGGAGACTGCAAAGCGTACAGCCAGGAGGAtctggaagagagaaagaacagccTAAAGAAATGGCTCGAGAAGAACCACATCCCCATCACTGAACAGGGAGACTCTCCAAGGACTCTCTGTGTGGCTGGGGTCCTGACTATAGACCCACCATATGGTCCAGAGAATTGCAGCAGCTCTAATGAGATTATTCTGTCCCGTGTTCAGGATcttattgaaggacatcttgcaGCTTCCCAATGA